One segment of Carya illinoinensis cultivar Pawnee chromosome 1, C.illinoinensisPawnee_v1, whole genome shotgun sequence DNA contains the following:
- the LOC122277925 gene encoding LOW QUALITY PROTEIN: ADP-ribosylation factor-like protein 5 (The sequence of the model RefSeq protein was modified relative to this genomic sequence to represent the inferred CDS: inserted 1 base in 1 codon; deleted 1 base in 1 codon; substituted 1 base at 1 genomic stop codon) — protein MGALLSKFWFMLFPAKDYKIVVVGLDNAGKTTTXYKLHLGEVVTTHPTVGSNVEELVYETLSFQVWDLGGQERLRTSWATYHRGIHAVITVIDSTDRARSLXWISIMKDELFRLLGQEDLQHSVILVFANKQDLKDAMTPAEITDCLSLHSIENHDWHIQACCALTGEGLYDGLSWIAHRVTSKAPS, from the exons ATGGGGGCCTTGCTATCGAAATTTTGGTTCATGTTGTTCCCCGCGAAGGATTACAAGATCGTGGTAGTTGGGTTGGATAATGCCGGAAAGACCACGA CTTACAAGTTACACTTGGGCGAGGTTGTAACTACGCACCCTACCGTTGGGAGCAACGTCGAAGAGCTTGTCTACGAGACTCT TTCATTTCAGGTGTGGGACCTTGGTGGACAAGAAAGGCTCAGGACATCATGGGCAACATATCATCGAGGAATTCATGCAGTTATAACTGTGATAGACAGCACTGATAGAGCCAGG TCTCTATAATGGATCTCTATAATGAAGGACGAACTCTTCAGGTTACTAGGACAAGAAGATCTACAACATTCTGTTATACTTGTTTTTGCTAACAAACAAGACCTTAAGGATGCCATGACCCCAGCCGAAATCACCGATTGCCTTTCCCTTCACAGCATCGAGAATCATGATTGGCACATTCAAGCCTGCTGTGCCCTCACAGGAGAGGGGCTGTACGATGGTCTAAGTTGGATCGCTCATCGAGTTACTAGCAAAGCACCAAGTTGA
- the LOC122277909 gene encoding guanine nucleotide-binding protein subunit gamma 2, with protein MQSGSSESLSPITHRIQSLSASQSLSATDTRGKHRVLAELKRLEQEARFLEEELEQLEKMEKASAACKEMVSNVETRPDPLLPVTNGPINPFWDRWFEGPQDSKGCRCWIL; from the exons ATGCAATCGGGTAGCTCTGAATCCTTGAGTCCGATAACCCACCGGATTCAGTCTTTGTCAGCATCTCAGTCCTTGTCAGCCACTGATACGAGAGGAAAACATCGGGTACTGGCTGAACTGAAACGTCTCGAACAGGAAGCTAGATTCTTAGAG GAGGAACTGGAACAGCTTGAAAAGATGGAGAAGGCCTCGGCTGCATGCAAGga AATGGTGAGCAATGTGGAAACAAGACCTGATCCTTTGCTACCAGT GACAAATGGCCCAATAAATCCATTTTGGGATCGATGGTTTGAGGGCCCACAAGATTCAAAAGGTTGCAGATGCTGGATACTGTGA
- the LOC122300554 gene encoding protein TRACHEARY ELEMENT DIFFERENTIATION-RELATED 7A-like, producing MSATLFAISSNLMKRTFSICSFNLAAAKSPPFLLSYIAISPKKPVRLFVPSLADEPASKSPPEFPKVPNHQPSVPPEVPPVPTTPKIDPGSIQAEVNTNPPGTKPGPEFPRTPIPPHPDPGPELPKPTILPRPDPDIPLPKPDVVPPYPPDYVPPNPSGPDIVPPPPPTGPYILEEVLRRGVGLKCIEFELVDV from the coding sequence ATGTCGGCTACTCTCTTTGCAATTTCATCGAACCTTATGAAGAGGACCTTCTCAATTTGTTCATTCAACTTGGCCGCGGCAAAATCCCCACCCTTTTTGCTATCCTACATTGCAATCTCTCCCAAGAAGCCCGTGCGTCTCTTTGTTCCCTCTCTTGCCGATGAGCCTGCAAGCAAGAGCCCCCCGGAGTTCCCCAAGGTGCCAAATCATCAACCCAGTGTCCCACCGGAAGTGCCACCGGTTCCTACCACTCCGAAGATTGACCCAGGAAGTATTCAGGCCGAAGTGAACACTAATCCTCCGGGGACGAAACCAGGACCGGAGTTCCCGAGGACTCCTATTCCGCCACATCCCGACCCGGGACCGGAACTCCCGAAGCCTACTATACTGCCGCGTCCCGACCCAGATATACCGCTTCCGAAACCGGACGTAGTGCCGCCTTATCCACCCGATTACGTACCACCGAATCCCTCAGGGCCGGATATCGTGCCTCCGCCACCACCGACTGGGCCATATATTTTGGAGGAAGTGCTTCGCCGGGGAGTTGGCCTTAAGTGTATTGAATTTGAACTCGTTGATGTTTAG
- the LOC122277941 gene encoding uncharacterized protein LOC122277941 produces MSNNLKTASQPSLNYTKNLSLRSPSTCILLPTAQLESSPPSLISSSSKIAPQHSSSLAFHTCSLSVTMASHLGVNPRVSHLHPYKHEYRRPFHQLPALEKVLLVQGARKRSGGGRLRAKVPDGGDSYLDMWKNAVDRERKAIDFQKIVENSAGTDNRSLEEFEKKSEEFQKILEVPKEERDRVQRMQVIDRAAAAIAAARSILEEKGSKPQGGSSGDFGTSGVSGDANQEGTLGRSIFVSRAESSGNGTPGPDFWSWSPPVDGDRSSDGVNDTMIAGISSVYPIPTNPIVEKERSVEFLSIPFESKLSENSRNPPLPPLQSLIEVEKVEASESGLVTPSLKEEQELGFQFFAHAAEVALALHKVDEPASHGVNPDGSKWWKETGVEQRPDGVICRWTMSRGVSADQSVEWQEKFWEAADEFGYKELGSEKSGRDATGNVWREYWRESMCQDRGLVHLEKTADKWGKNGKGDEWQENWWEHYSASGQAEKWAHKWCSIDPNTQLEAGHAHVWHERWGETYDGHGGSMKYTDKWAERCEGDGWTKWGDKWDENFDPNGHGVKQGETWWEGQYDERWNRTWGERHNGSGWVHKYGKSSSGEHWDTHVQQDTWYERYPHYGFYHCFDNSVQLREVRNPSELS; encoded by the exons ATGTCCAACAACCTCAAAACAGCATCGCAACCTTCCTTGAATTACACGAAAAATCTCTCTTTACGAAGCCCATCAACATGTATACTACTGCCCACTGCCCAGCTTGAGAGCTCACCACCCTCCCTCATTTCAAGTTCTTCAAAAATTGCACCGCAACATTCTTCATCTCTCGCCTTTCACACTTGCTCCCTTTCTGTAACAATGGCGTCCCATCTCGGCGTCAATCCACGCGTCTCGCACCTCCATCCATACAAGCACGAGTACAGGCGCCCATTTCATCAATTACCGGCGCTAGAGAAAGTGCTACTGGTCCAGGGAGCAAGAAAGAGGAGCGGAGGAGGACGGTTGAGAGCTAAGGTTCCTGATGGCGGGGACTCGTACTTGGACATGTGGAAGAATGCAGTGGATAGAGAGAGGAAGGCCATCGACTTCCAGAAGATCGTCGAGAACTCCGCTGGGACTGATAATCGGAGCTTGGAGGAATTCGAGAAGAAGAGCGAGGAGTTCCAGAAGATTCTGGAAGTCCCCAAGGAGGAGCGGGATCGGGTCCAGCGAATGCAAGTGATCGATCGGGCCGCCGCAGCCATTGCCGCGGCACGCTCGATTCTTGAGGAGAAAGGGTCTAAGCCGCAGGGCGGGAGCTCCGGCGATTTCGGGACTTCGGGGGTGAGTGGCGATGCTAATCAAGAAG GTACTCTGGGCCGGAGCATATTCGTGTCTCGAGCAGAAAGTTCTGGAAATGGAACTCCTGGTCCAGATTTTTGGTCGTGGTCACCTCCTGTGGATGGTGATAGAAGTTCAGATGGTGTTAATGACACGATGATAGCTGGAATATCTTCTGTGTATCCAATACCAACCAACCCGATTGTTGAGAAAGAACGGTCTGTGGAGTTTCTCTCAATCCCGTTTGAGAGTAAACTCTCTGAAAACAGCCGCAACCCTCCTCTTCCACCCCTTCAGTCATTGATTGAGGTTGAGAAAGTCGAAGCCTCTGAGTCTGGTCTGGTGACACCTTCCTTAAAAGAGGAACAGGAACTTGGCTTTCAATTTTTTGCACATGCGGCAGAAGTAGCTCTTGCTCTTCATAAGGTGGACGAGCCTGCATCCCATGGAGTGAATCCTGATGGGTCAAAGTGGTGGAAGGAGACAGGTGTTGAGCAAAGACCTGATGGTGTGATTTGCAGGTGGACAATGTCCAGGGGTGTTAGTGCTGACCAAAGTGTTGAGTGGCAAGAGAAGTTCTGGGAGGCTGCTGATGAGTTTGGCTACAAGGAACTTGGTTCAGAAAAATCTGGACGTGATGCAACAGGAAATGTTTGGCGCGAATATTGGAGAGAATCGATGTGTCAG GATCGTGGGCTTGTTCATCTTGAGAAAACTGCAGACAAGTGGGGAAAGAATGGAAAAGGTGATGAATGGCAAGAGAACTGGTGGGAACATTACAGTGCCTCTGGCCAAGCAGAAAAATGGGCACACAAGTGGTGCAGCATTGATCCAAACACACAACTGGAGGCTGGACATGCCCATGTTTGGCATGAAAG GTGGGGTGAGACTTATGATGGACACGGTGGCAGCATGAAATACACTGACAAATGGGCTGAACGTTGTGAGGGTGATGGTTGGACAAAGTGGGGTGATAAATGGGATGAAAACTTTGATCCCAATGGTCATGGTGTCAAACAGGGAGAGACTTGGTGGGAAGGCCAGTATGATGAGAGGTGGAATCGAACATGGGGTGAGCGCCACAATGGCTCTGGATGGGTTCACAAGTATGGGAAGAGCAGCAGTGGAGAGCACTGGGACACTCACGTGCAACAAGATACATGGTATGAAAGATACCCTCACTACGGTTTTTATCACTGCTTTGATAACTCTGTCCAACTGCGGGAAGTTCGGAATCCATCTGAGCTGTCATAA